One stretch of Candidatus Rokuibacteriota bacterium DNA includes these proteins:
- a CDS encoding tyrosine-type recombinase/integrase, with translation MIPRGHTFASRLTMEGVDLLTIKELGGWRSLSRVSRYAHLSPSHRSQAIERLVTRATTGEDAPVAGAQ, from the coding sequence ATGATTCCCCGGGGTCACACCTTCGCCTCTCGCCTCACTATGGAGGGCGTGGACCTCTTGACGATCAAGGAGCTTGGCGGCTGGCGGTCCCTCTCCAGGGTCTCGCGCTACGCCCACCTGTCGCCCTCGCACCGGAGCCAGGCTATCGAGCGCCTGGTCACCCGCGCGACGACGGGCGAAGACGCGCCGGTAGCCGGAGCGCAGTAG
- a CDS encoding response regulator produces MRVKLRRPESRRRPRTKVNWPVVVELDDRVLHGETIDVSQFGVKVRLGERLEDASLVTLHLNPPQGCPVDARAIVWRTDDDGSIFLFLKKTPAVLLPGNDKHSPALRVLTILVVDDDPSVGPLTRDILGSAEYLVLFTDDPVEAIRLARHRPGNIDLLLVDVVMPLMDGRKLARRVLDLRPKVKVLLMTGFEMSSLRDTGWPVIAKPFGITELIEKIEECTTAKRRSSVFAAPTRSARRPADRTTRSDTP; encoded by the coding sequence ATGCGCGTCAAATTGCGGCGGCCGGAGTCGCGTCGACGCCCACGGACCAAGGTCAACTGGCCGGTGGTCGTGGAGCTGGACGATCGGGTGCTTCACGGCGAGACGATTGACGTGAGTCAATTCGGCGTCAAGGTGCGCCTCGGGGAGCGGCTGGAAGACGCTTCGCTTGTGACGCTGCATCTCAACCCGCCCCAGGGGTGCCCCGTCGACGCCCGAGCGATCGTATGGCGAACGGATGACGACGGTTCAATCTTCCTCTTCCTCAAGAAGACGCCCGCCGTCCTTCTCCCAGGCAATGACAAGCACTCGCCGGCGCTGCGTGTTCTCACGATCCTGGTTGTCGACGATGATCCCAGCGTAGGCCCGTTGACGCGGGACATTCTCGGGTCCGCGGAATATCTTGTCCTCTTCACTGACGATCCGGTCGAAGCGATCCGGCTGGCCAGGCACCGGCCGGGTAACATTGATCTCCTGCTCGTGGACGTGGTCATGCCGTTGATGGACGGTCGAAAGCTCGCTCGACGTGTGCTCGACCTTCGCCCCAAGGTGAAGGTCTTGCTCATGACGGGATTCGAGATGTCCAGTCTCCGGGACACGGGATGGCCGGTCATCGCGAAGCCCTTCGGCATCACGGAGCTCATCGAGAAGATCGAGGAATGCACCACCGCAAAGAGACGATCATCGGTATTTGCGGCTCCGACGCGATCCGCTCGACGGCCGGCGGACCGGACGACCCGCTCGGACACCCCGTGA
- a CDS encoding GspE/PulE family protein encodes MGEILLANQAITEQQLEHALAQQGSLQLPLGAVLVKLNYVTDDTMRQALSKQLNVPFIDLEKVTIDRRLARVINRSYARRHSVLPIAQVGRTLTVAMDDPTDGAVIDELMRLTSFGITVVTSSSRAIQRAFRRLYEAAPEAPGTLDAHLITPVDPPSDVGRGSSATGDEQATRRADELFRQILFRALESRCSDIHLEMLPSGLHVRYRVDGVLRQAHFGRLQDNLDQNMREITSRIRILSKLDIAERRRPQDGSFQVSVNRGASTVTIDLRVSVIPSYSGESVVIRILDRARAPRSIAELDLSPVVSSRLDELLQRTTGIFLVTGPTGSGKSTTLYACLMNLHRPEIRILTAEDPVEYVYDELSQSEVNDEIGNTFAGYLRAFLRHDPEIIMVGEIRDQETAEMAFRAAQTGHLLLSTLHTNSAIAALPRLLDLKIESSLIGSSLIGVMSQRLVRRICPSCRQEYAPSPEVLNEFFETVPTHVKLFRGVGCADCGFSGYKGRMMVADLWMPDEQDAGLITRQAPFDEICESAQRTTCTMAQDAHERLVAGTTTVEELLRVLPYGAIVEHRRRFSR; translated from the coding sequence TTGGGCGAGATTCTTCTCGCCAACCAGGCGATCACCGAGCAGCAGCTCGAGCATGCCCTGGCCCAGCAGGGGAGTCTGCAGCTTCCGCTCGGCGCGGTGCTGGTCAAGCTCAACTACGTCACGGACGACACCATGCGGCAGGCGCTGAGCAAGCAGCTCAACGTGCCCTTTATCGACCTCGAAAAGGTGACGATCGATCGCCGGCTTGCCCGCGTGATCAACCGGAGCTACGCGCGGCGCCATTCGGTGCTGCCGATCGCCCAAGTCGGCCGGACGCTGACCGTCGCCATGGACGATCCGACGGACGGAGCCGTGATCGATGAGCTGATGCGGCTCACGAGCTTCGGCATCACCGTTGTCACGTCCTCGAGCCGGGCGATCCAGCGGGCGTTCCGGCGCCTCTATGAAGCGGCGCCGGAAGCGCCCGGGACACTTGACGCCCATCTGATTACGCCGGTGGACCCTCCTTCCGACGTGGGCCGGGGTTCGTCGGCCACCGGCGACGAACAGGCAACCCGGCGCGCGGATGAGCTCTTTCGGCAGATCCTCTTTCGCGCGCTCGAAAGCCGCTGCAGTGACATCCATCTGGAGATGTTGCCGTCGGGGCTGCACGTGCGTTACCGGGTCGACGGTGTCCTGCGTCAGGCGCACTTTGGGAGGCTGCAGGACAATCTCGATCAGAACATGCGCGAGATCACGTCGCGAATCAGGATTCTCTCCAAGCTCGACATCGCCGAGCGGCGTCGCCCGCAAGACGGCAGCTTCCAGGTGTCGGTCAACCGCGGCGCGAGCACGGTCACGATCGACCTGCGCGTCTCGGTCATCCCGAGCTACTCGGGCGAGAGCGTCGTCATCCGGATTCTGGATCGAGCGCGGGCGCCGCGCTCCATTGCCGAGCTCGATCTGTCGCCCGTCGTCTCATCCCGTCTCGACGAGCTGCTCCAGCGCACCACCGGCATCTTCCTGGTCACCGGGCCCACCGGGTCCGGCAAATCGACGACACTCTACGCCTGTTTGATGAACCTTCACCGCCCGGAGATCCGCATCCTCACCGCGGAGGACCCGGTGGAGTACGTCTACGACGAACTGAGCCAATCGGAAGTCAACGACGAGATCGGCAACACGTTCGCTGGGTATCTCCGGGCGTTTCTCCGGCATGACCCGGAAATCATCATGGTTGGCGAGATTCGTGACCAGGAAACCGCGGAGATGGCCTTCCGCGCCGCCCAGACCGGGCACCTCCTCCTCAGCACGCTGCACACCAACAGCGCGATTGCTGCGCTCCCGCGGCTGCTCGATCTCAAGATCGAGTCTTCGCTCATCGGCTCGTCGCTCATCGGAGTCATGTCGCAGCGACTCGTTCGCCGGATCTGCCCATCCTGCCGGCAGGAATACGCGCCATCGCCTGAAGTGCTCAACGAGTTCTTCGAGACCGTGCCGACCCACGTGAAGCTCTTCCGAGGGGTGGGGTGTGCCGACTGCGGCTTCAGCGGCTACAAAGGCCGGATGATGGTCGCCGATCTCTGGATGCCCGACGAGCAAGACGCGGGGCTCATCACCAGGCAGGCACCCTTCGACGAAATATGCGAGAGCGCACAGCGCACTACGTGCACCATGGCTCAGGATGCCCACGAGCGGCTGGTGGCGGGCACCACGACCGTCGAGGAACTGCTACGCGTGCTGCCGTACGGCGCCATCGTCGAGCATCGCCGACGATTTTCTCGCTGA
- a CDS encoding VOC family protein, which yields MPEIRSISAVTLATRDMARSVRFYEALGFSISSGGEIDAFTSFRIGTGYLNLARADDQPPSTGRVRVIFYVDDVDVMYAYVLAQGFTPEAPPRDAPWGERYFHLTDPDGHALSFARPLRGADG from the coding sequence GTGCCGGAGATCCGCTCGATCAGTGCCGTCACGCTTGCCACGCGCGATATGGCGCGATCCGTGCGGTTCTATGAGGCACTCGGATTTTCGATATCCTCCGGGGGCGAGATAGACGCCTTCACATCGTTCCGGATCGGGACGGGATACCTGAACCTTGCGAGAGCCGATGATCAACCGCCTTCGACGGGGAGGGTGCGCGTCATTTTTTACGTCGACGATGTTGACGTCATGTACGCATATGTCCTGGCTCAGGGGTTCACGCCGGAGGCGCCCCCCCGGGACGCGCCGTGGGGCGAACGCTACTTTCACCTGACCGACCCCGACGGCCACGCCCTTTCGTTCGCCCGGCCCTTACGGGGTGCCGACGGCTGA
- a CDS encoding methyltransferase domain-containing protein, whose translation MDTEAFRDFERAAHDRVADGYHDFFEPVTGGAVAALLDAAGVRSGCRVLDVATGPGGVAAAAAARGAQSVVAVDLSPRMVALAASLHPGVEFREADAEALPFDAGAFDAVVSNFGVGHFPRPERAVAEFARVLARGGMAAVTWWEVPARNRVNGVFFDAVSRAEAPPPLDLPAGPAVFRFSDEAELLSLLSGAGFVDVAAGEVTWVHPVPNAEAWWRGGLGSLARASASILGQAPAMQRRIRAAFDRLVVPYAAEGGFRVPCAARVASGRKP comes from the coding sequence ATGGATACTGAAGCGTTCAGGGACTTCGAGCGCGCCGCGCACGACCGGGTTGCCGACGGCTACCACGACTTCTTCGAGCCGGTGACCGGCGGCGCGGTCGCGGCGCTGCTCGACGCCGCGGGCGTGCGCTCGGGCTGTCGCGTTCTCGACGTCGCGACCGGCCCGGGCGGCGTCGCCGCGGCTGCAGCCGCCCGCGGAGCGCAGAGCGTCGTGGCCGTCGACCTCTCGCCGAGGATGGTCGCCCTCGCCGCGAGCCTTCATCCGGGGGTCGAGTTCCGCGAGGCCGATGCGGAGGCGCTGCCTTTCGACGCGGGCGCCTTCGACGCGGTCGTCAGCAACTTCGGCGTCGGCCACTTCCCGAGGCCGGAGCGCGCCGTCGCGGAGTTCGCGCGCGTCCTCGCGCGCGGCGGAATGGCCGCGGTCACATGGTGGGAAGTTCCCGCGCGGAACCGCGTGAACGGCGTGTTCTTCGACGCCGTGAGCCGGGCTGAAGCCCCGCCGCCGCTGGATTTGCCCGCGGGCCCTGCCGTGTTCCGCTTCTCCGACGAGGCGGAGCTCCTGTCGCTTCTCAGCGGCGCAGGGTTCGTCGACGTCGCGGCCGGCGAGGTGACGTGGGTGCATCCTGTCCCGAACGCCGAGGCGTGGTGGCGAGGTGGTCTTGGCAGTCTCGCGCGGGCCTCGGCCAGCATTCTCGGCCAGGCGCCGGCGATGCAGCGGAGGATCCGCGCCGCCTTCGACCGCCTCGTGGTGCCTTACGCCGCCGAGGGCGGCTTTCGCGTGCCCTGCGCGGCCAGAGTCGCCTCGGGACGGAAGCCGTAA